One genomic region from Phaenicophaeus curvirostris isolate KB17595 chromosome 33, BPBGC_Pcur_1.0, whole genome shotgun sequence encodes:
- the LOC138732552 gene encoding olfactory receptor 14A16-like has product MSNSSYITQIILLAFADTWELQLLHFWLFLGIYPAALLGNGLIITTIACDHHLHTPMYFFLLNLSLLDLGSISTTLPKSMANSLWNTKAISYAGCATQVFFVVFLFGTEYCLLTVMSYDRYVAICKPLHYGTLLSSRACVHMAAAAWGAAFLNALLHTANTFSLPLCQGNAVDQFFCEIPQILKLSCSHSYLRELGLLVFSSCLFFGSFVFIVVSYVQIFRAVLRMPSEQGRHKAFSTCLPHLAVVSLFISTGFFTYLKPQSSSSPSLNLVLAVLYSVVPPALNPLIYSLRNQQLKDSVWKLMSDSF; this is encoded by the coding sequence atgtccaacagcagctacATCACGCAGATcatcctcctggcattcgcagacacatgggagctgcagctcctgcacttctggctcttcctgggcatctacccggctgccctcctgggcaatggcctcatcatcaccaccatcgcctgCGACCACCatctccacacccccatgtacttcttcctcctcaacctctccCTCCTTGACCTGGGCTCCATCTCAACCACtctccccaaatccatggccaattccctctggaACACCAAGGCCATTTCTTATGCAGGATGTGCTACCCAGGTCTTCTTTGTAGTTTTCTTGTTTGGTACAGAATATTGTCTTCTCACAGTCATGTCCTAtgaccgctacgttgccatctgcaaacccctaCACTATGGGACCCTCctgagcagcagagcttgtgtccacatggcagcagctgcctggggtgctGCGTTTCTCAATGCCCTGCTGCACAcagccaatacattttccctgcccctctgccagggcaatgctgtggaccagttcttctgtgaaatcccacagatcctcaagctctcctgctcacactcctacctcAGGGAGCTTGGGCTTCTTGTGTTCagttcctgtttattttttggcagttttgttttcattgtggtgtcctatgtgcagatcttcagggctgtgctgaggatgccCTCTGAGCAGGGAAGGCACAAAGCCTTTTCCacctgcctccctcacctggccgtGGTCTCCCTGTTTATCAGTACTGGCTTTTTTACATACCTGAAGCCCCagtcttcctcctctccatccctgaatCTGGTGCTGGCAGTTCTGTACTCAGTGGttcctccagcactgaaccctctcatctacagcttgaggaaccagcagctcaaggattcAGTCTGGAAACTTATGTCTGACTCTTTTTAA